One region of Zingiber officinale cultivar Zhangliang chromosome 7B, Zo_v1.1, whole genome shotgun sequence genomic DNA includes:
- the LOC122006553 gene encoding protein SAR DEFICIENT 1-like: protein MAAKRLRQDADQDPESSSDGKRVRRLPSFSTVIREAMMAKSLQNIFFALEPLLRKVVQEEVEKGVIHGLRLFQRSNSMHLEAAPEASSLKLVFKTQLSLPIFTGSKIECLENNPLELVIVDSDTGEPLASPLPWPVRVEVVVLDGDFPGGDQSEWSSADFQRNIVKERTGKRPLLTGEVNVTMRDASAVISDLSFTDNSSWIRSRQFRIGARVVAAAGSQNEQRIKEAMTVPFVVKDHRGELYRKHYPPALGDEVWRLERIGKDGAFHRKLSAANIHTVQEFLKLLIVQPHSLRDILGVGMSDRVWEATVAHAKTCPVGGKLYVYQGSQCSLLLNCICEPVGIVHGHTTLTLQELSQGQRTYVRHLAKEAYQNWDRLEEANDLFNQRVLPQYVEMQQSGVESLAWYSVDQGIAVDYPFEDYEIVDSALSGFG, encoded by the exons ATGGCAGCAAAGAGGCTTCGCCAGGACGCCGACCAAGACCCGGAATCTTCCTCTGACGGCAAgcgagtccgtcggctcccttcgTTTTCCAC AGTGATCAGAGAGGCGATGATGGCTAAGTCTCTGCAGAACATTTTCTTCGCTTTGGAGCCACTGCTTCGCAAAGTG GTGCAAGAAGAGGTGGAGAAAGGAGTTATCCATGGCCTGCGCTTGTTCCAAAG GTCTAACTCGATGCACCTCGAAGCGGCGCCGGAGGCATCAAGCTTGAAGCTGGTATTCAAGACCCAACTCTCGCTGCCCATATTTACAGGCAGCAAGATAGAGTGCCTGGAGAACAACCCGCTGGAGCTCGTCATCGTTGACTCCGACACCGGAGAGCCTCTGGCCTCGCCGCTGCCGTGGCCGGTCAGAGTGGAAGTGGTGGTGTTGGATGGAGACTTCCCGGGCGGGGACCAGTCGGAGTGGAGCAGCGCCGACTTCCAGAGGAATATCGTGAAGGAGAGGACGGGAAAGAGGCCACTGCTCACTGGGGAAGTTAATGTCACCATGAGAGACGCCTCGGCAGTCATCTCCGATCTTTCTTTCACTGACAACTCGAGCTGGATTCGCAGCAGGCAGTTCAGGATCGGCGCGAGAGTCGTCGCCGCCGCCGGGAGCCAAAACGAGCAGAGGATTAAGGAAGCCATGACGGTGCCCTTCGTGGTGAAGGATCACAGAGGAGAAT TGTACAGGAAGCACTATCCACCAGCTCTCGGCGACGAAGTGTGGCGACTGGAAAGGATCGGAAAAGACGGAGCTTTCCACAGGAAACTCTCTGCTGCAAACATCCACACCGTTCAAGAGTTCTTGAAGCTGTTGATCGTCCAACCTCACTCACTCCGTGAT ATTCTGGGAGTTGGGATGTCAGACAGGGTGTGGGAGGCCACAGTTGCCCATGCCAAGACCTGCCCTGTGGGGGGAAAGCTTTATGTGTACCAAGGATCACAGTGCAGCCTTTTGTTGAACTGTATATGTGAACCAGTGGGGATTGTCCATGGCCATACCACTCTAACATTGCAGGAACTTAGCCAGGGTCAAAGG ACCTACGTGCGTCATCTGGCTAAAGAGGCATATCAAAACTGGGACAGATTGGAAGAGGCCAATGATCTGTTTAACCAGAGGGTTCTTCCCCAAT ATGTGGAAATGCAGCAGAGTGGAGTGGAATCACTGGCTTGGTACTCAGTTGATCAGGGGATCGCAGTAGATTACCCATTTGAGGACTACGAAATCGTTGACTCTGCACTCAGTGGCTTCGGCtga